The Paenibacillus sp. RUD330 genome has a segment encoding these proteins:
- a CDS encoding ATP-binding cassette domain-containing protein, which yields MKVLETEGLKKTFMVKRKQPGLGGSFRSLWKPEWGEKEAVKGIDLAVEEGETIAFLGPNGAGKSTTIKMLTGILHPTSGEAKVLGYTPWQERGRLAYLIGTVFGQKSQLWYHLPPSDTFELMSRIYELDRDVYRRRKASLIERFDLGPYLNVPVRKLSLGERMRCEIAASFLHGPRLLFLDEPTIGLDVMIKERIRDLIAELNREEGTTVFLTSHDAGDIEKLCRRAVVIHHGGIMVDGPVERLKRDILRYKTVTVRLAGEGRGLGAGIQGLTGTELLEAEEGVLKLSVDLTRTDIETVLSRLMGSVRIADVTIEDPPMEEVIKTLFARSRDHDPADGTTIAGEGRGLP from the coding sequence ATGAAGGTGCTTGAGACAGAAGGGCTGAAGAAAACGTTCATGGTCAAGCGCAAGCAGCCTGGCCTCGGGGGAAGCTTCCGCTCGCTTTGGAAGCCGGAGTGGGGAGAGAAGGAAGCGGTGAAAGGAATCGATCTGGCGGTGGAGGAAGGGGAAACGATCGCGTTCCTCGGTCCGAACGGCGCAGGCAAATCCACGACGATCAAGATGCTCACCGGCATCCTGCACCCGACCTCCGGGGAGGCGAAGGTGCTTGGCTATACGCCCTGGCAGGAGCGCGGACGCCTGGCTTATCTCATCGGCACCGTATTCGGGCAGAAATCGCAGCTGTGGTACCACTTGCCGCCGAGCGATACGTTCGAGCTGATGAGCCGCATCTACGAGCTGGACCGCGACGTCTATCGGAGACGGAAAGCCTCGCTCATCGAACGCTTCGATCTCGGTCCGTACCTGAACGTCCCGGTCCGGAAGCTGTCGCTCGGAGAGAGGATGCGCTGCGAGATCGCCGCTTCCTTCCTGCACGGGCCGCGGCTGCTGTTCCTCGACGAGCCGACGATCGGGCTCGACGTCATGATCAAGGAGCGGATCCGCGACCTCATCGCGGAGCTGAACCGGGAGGAAGGGACGACGGTCTTTCTGACCTCGCATGATGCGGGGGACATCGAGAAGCTGTGCCGCAGAGCCGTCGTCATCCATCACGGGGGCATCATGGTCGACGGGCCCGTGGAGAGGCTGAAGCGGGATATTCTGAGGTACAAGACCGTGACGGTCAGGCTGGCGGGAGAGGGTCGGGGCCTGGGAGCGGGAATCCAAGGCTTGACCGGAACGGAGCTGCTGGAGGCGGAGGAAGGCGTCCTGAAGCTATCCGTCGATCTGACGAGGACCGACATCGAAACGGTGCTGTCCCGGCTCATGGGAAGCGTGCGCATCGCCGATGTGACGATCGAGGACCCGCCGATGGAAGAGGTCATCAAGACGCTCTTTGCCCGGAGCCGCGATCATGATCCAGCTGACGGGACGACCATTGCCGGGGAAGGACGGGGGCTGCCATGA
- a CDS encoding tetratricopeptide repeat protein, with amino-acid sequence MELNLADRLQEAVSLRSGGDAEKARLLIAKLAEAHPEDAQVWYQLAWTHDSLGLESEAAPLYEKALSLGLPAEDDAGARLGLGSTLRTLGRYEESEKLLREAAAKYPQRREFNVFLAMALHNLGLHAEAMELLLVELAETSSDEGISSYGRALSFYSDKLDQVWN; translated from the coding sequence ATGGAGCTGAACCTTGCGGACAGGCTGCAGGAAGCCGTATCCCTGCGATCAGGAGGCGACGCCGAGAAGGCGCGCCTCCTGATCGCCAAGCTGGCGGAAGCGCATCCCGAGGACGCGCAGGTATGGTATCAGCTCGCCTGGACCCATGATTCGCTGGGACTGGAGTCGGAGGCGGCGCCGCTCTACGAGAAGGCGCTGTCGCTCGGCCTGCCCGCAGAGGATGACGCAGGCGCGAGGCTCGGCCTCGGCAGCACGCTGAGGACGCTTGGCCGGTACGAGGAATCGGAGAAGCTGCTCCGGGAGGCTGCGGCGAAGTACCCGCAGCGGCGGGAATTCAACGTGTTTTTGGCGATGGCCCTGCATAATCTCGGCCTTCATGCGGAGGCGATGGAGCTGCTGCTCGTGGAGCTGGCCGAGACGAGCTCCGACGAGGGGATTTCTTCGTATGGGCGGGCATTGAGCTTCTATTCCGACAAATTGGATCAGGTTTGGAATTGA